The genomic interval AAGAGAAGATAATAGCCGCTGCACAGCAATACGGCGTAGCTGACCGGGTGAAGGTGCTGGGAAGCATCCCGAGCCAGGATAGATACTGGTATTACCACCATTGCACAGCATTTGCATTTCCATCGCTTGCGGAAGGCTTCGGCCTGCCTGTTGTAGATGCTATGAGTGAAGGCAAACCCTGCTTTCTCTCCGATAAGACCAGCCTGCCAGAAGTAGGAGGTCCCCTGTGTTATTATTTTCACGACTTTGCAGCGCCATATATGCAGCAGGTGTTTAAAGACGGAATGCAGCATTTCAATGACACAAATCCTGTTACCGCTATGAAGGAAAGGGCGGACTCCATGACTTTTGATCATGCAGTAAAAAATTACTTACAGGTTTATCGTAGTCTGTACTAACTTATCCTACTTTTATATATGCATCGTATCGGTTTAGACTTCGAGAAATTAAAATATCCGCATAATGGTCTGTACACCTTCTGTATACAGCTTGGCCAGCGCCTGCTGCAACTGAAGGCAGACGACGAACAACTGTGCTATTATCTGCCTGCCGGTTTCAATGAGTTTAAAGGCGATTTTAAAAAGATGCCTTACAAATGGTATCACCGATACGCTTTCAACCCGTCCGAAATGGATATCTGGCATGCAGTACATCAGACAGGTAATGTGTGGCCGCGTAAGCAGGCAAAGAAGACCATTCTTACTATCCATGACCTTAACTTTCTTTTTGAACCTAACAAAAGTAAAGCAGAGAAAAGCAGGTCACTGCAAGCTATACAACGCCAGGCAGATGAAACAGATCGTATCGTAGCCATCTCTCAATTCACGCTGAATACTATACAGGAATATATCAAGGTGCCTAAAAGTAAATGCAGCATCATCTACCAGGGTTCTGAAATAAAAGAATTCACAGGCTTTGATGCACCGCAATACAGGCCCGCTGTTCCATTCTTGTTCTCCATCGGTATGATACTGCCGAAAAAGAATTTTCATGTATTGCCCAGGCTGCTGGAGCATAATGATTACGAATTACTGATAGCAGGAAAGACACAGGGAGATTACTTCAGGAAGATAGAAGAGGAGGCTGCAAAATATGGTGTAAGCTCCCGTGTTAAGTTGCTCGGTAGCATCAGCGATGAGGAGAAATACTGGTACTATAAAAATTGTAAAGCCTTTATGTTCCCCTCTGTAGCAGAAGGATTTGGCGCGCCTGTTGTAGAAGCGATGCATTTCGGCAAGCCTGTTTTCCTCTCAGACAAAACCAGCTTACCAGAAATAGGCGGAGATGCCGCATATTATTTTAAGCAGTTCGACAATGAACATATGCAACAGGTATTAGAGCAGGGATTGACGCATTATGCATCAAACAACCCCGCTGGCGCCATACAGCAACATGCTCAGAAATTCAGTTGGGACACTAACGCAAGAGAGTATATGAAATTATACAGAAGCCTGTATTAAAAATACATCGGCCGGGAATCAGTAAAAGGGAAACATGATTAGCCCCTTTACTGATTCCTGGTTTAGATAATCTTATAATTCCTGTAATCGAATAAACGTTTACCCGTCTTCTTTTCTATCCAATACAGGATACGATCTTTAAAAGAGAATTTCTTCCGGCTGATATCATGTGTGAACTGCCAGTTCTTCTTTCTGATCCGCTCTTTCATCACTTCAGGATGTGTGCCTTTGAAAGGCGCCAGCGAGTCTACTTCACCATAGTCAAATTGTGCTATAGGCACGCGGCTGCTGACCTGTTCTTCATTAGCACCATGGTATAAGTGAAACGAGTTGTTCAGTTTTTTTGCCTGTATTTCCGGGTCTTTCACCCATCCGTAATGATACATACTTGCATTTACACGCTTTACATGCAATTTCTCTCCTTCCTTTCTAAACCCTTGCGCATCGCGGTAAGAGGAGATACGCTTATCGTTGCGGATCACTCTGATCTCATGCTGATACCAGGTACGTGAATCGCCGATATAGTCATAGCTGCCAAAGAAGTGTACATACTTAAACAACAATCCTTCTACACGCTTGTCACCCAGGTATTCCTGCATGGCCGCACGAATAGCAGGATAATCCTGTTCATGCACTACCTCATCTGCCTGTATATAGAACGCCCAGTCAGCATCAGGGCTGACATGTGCAAATGCTTTGTCTGTCTCTACGGCAAGGATGCGACCTCCTTCCTTTAACGAATCGTCCCATACCGAGTGGGTGATCTTAATTTTAGGAGAGCCGATGGATTGGATCAGTTCCAGGGTACCATCATCACAATTACCCACGCTGACAATCACTTCATCGCACAAAGGCAGAATGGAGCTGATTGCTGCGATCACCGGATAATCATACTTTACCGCATTTCGAACAAAAGTGAACCCCGATACTTTCATATGAGAGATATAATGGTTGCGAAGATATATAATCAATAATGAATTACGTAATTTAGATGCATGCATCAGCCCCTCTTATCTTCCTTACTGAACAAAGACCTCAAGGCCCTTGCAAGAAGTATTTCACTTGTTGAAAACGAGGTTACCGGCTATCAACAGTTGCTGGAAGCACTTCCGGCAAGCAGTAATACCCGGGTAATAGGAATTACCGGCCCTCCGGGGGCAGGGAAAAGCACACTCGTGAATGCGCTGATTACATTCCTCCTGGGCCAGGACAAAAGGATCGCGATCATTGCCGTTGATCCCTCTTCACCTTTCAACTACGGCGCTTTACTGGGCGACCGCATCCGCATGGGGCAACATTTTAACAACCAGCAGGTATTCATCCGTTCCATGGCCAGCAGAGGCGCATTGGGAGGCCTCAGCCCGAAGATCATCGAGGTAAGCGACCTGGTAAAGGCTGCCGGGTTCGACTATCTCTTTATTGAGACGGTGGGCGTAGGGCAGAGTGAAGTGGAAATTGCCGGCATTGCCGACACAACGGTGGTAGTAGTAGTGCCTGAAGCTGGAGATGAGATACAAACTATGAAGGCAGGGCTTATGGAAATAGCTGACATCTTCGTGGTGAATAAAGCGGACAGGGATAATGCAGACGAATTTGTGAAAAATCTCAGGTTGCTGGCCCACAGCCGGCATAAAGAAGACTGGGAGATCCCTGTACTTAAAACTATCGCAACAAGAGAAGAAGGATTGGCTTCACTGGTAAATGCGATTACCGGCCACCAGCAACAGGTACAAAGTAACCGTCAGCATCATGCCTTACTACTGGCAGAAAAAGCCTACCAGTTATTACAACACAGGCGAATGAAAGATGTTAACCGCCGTGCGCTGCAGCAGCAGATATTGCAACAGATGACTACCGGTGTATTCAACCTATACCGGTTTGTGAATACTTACTAGCCTTTAAGATTACGTATCTTTGCAGTGTGTTAAGATATCCTACATATCAAATCTCCATCGCTTATGCTGTATTCCACTATGCAGCGGGAAATGACGAATCCTGGATAAAAGGCAGGAGCATGCTGTAACATCATTCAGCGGCACTACACCTGCGGCTGCCCGATGAACATGACAGCAGACATCTCACAACAACACCATTACCATAATAAAACGTAAACGCATATTCCGGATTGCAAGGTTGCTGATAAAGCATTATAGACGGAATGATTATTTCATTGCTATTATGCGGTGGAATGAATCGTAGTACAAAGAAGCGATCTCCGGGAGGCAATCATCCAAACGGGATACATGCAATTTTAAATCATTTAAAACTCATTCATCATGGCCTGGATATTCCTGATTATCGGTGGTTTATTTGAAATCGGCTTTACCATCTCTCTAAAATATTCCGAGAACTTTACACGGCTCTGGCCATCTGTTGGCTTCTTTGCCTGCATCTCTCTCAGCTTTTTATTCCTGAACAAGGCCATTACCAGCGGGCTACCTATCGGCACATCCTATGCTGTCTGGACGGGCATTGGCGCTGCCGGCACCGCTATTGCAGGGATTCTGCTCTTTAAAGAGCCAGCAGCCTTCTGGCGCTTGTTTTTCCTGTTTATGCTGATAGCATCAATTATAGGTTTGAAGGTATTTGCGGACTAATACAGCAAGCCTCAGGAGATTTTTTCGGGTAGCACAGCCGGCTGTGCTACCTTCTTTTTTGCCAGCAGGAATACTACCAGGTAGGCAGCAGTACATCCACAGATAACCGGCAACAGTGCATTCATGATATGGGTAGTTTCTATGGCGAAAAAGACAGCGGCAGGCAAGACCCTGTTTCCTCCGGCAAACATTGCCGTCATTCCCACTAAAGCTGCCAGTGCAAAATTCAGATGTACGGCGGGGAACATGAATTGCAGCAGGAAGGTAACAAACAGGCCCAATGCGCCTCCGGATACCAATAATGGCGCAATCGTTCCTCCGGGAATACCACTTCCCACAGCAATGCTCATCAGCACTAATTTTCCTGCTGCCATCACCACCAGGAACTGAAGAGTTACCTGCCCCAGCAACAAACTGTCGATATGCTCATAACCCGCCCCAAGGACCTCCGGAGCGAAATACCCCAGCAGACCGGTGATAAAGGCGCCTGCCACAGGCCACCACAATTTATCAAATGGCAATTTCTGAAACAGGTTAGCCATTCCGTTGATCATCTTTTTCGCCAGTGCGGCCACCAATCCAACCAGTAAGCCGGTAGCAGTATATCCCAGTAATGCAGGCACACCTGCCTTCGCGACTTCGGGCATCATAAACACCGGATCGCTGCCTGTCAGCCAGTAATGCAGGAGCATTCCTGTGCCCCCACCCAGTACAACGGTCGTAATGCCTATCCAGCTCAATTCCACTATCAATAATTCTATAATGAGGGCGATGGCCGCCAATGGGCTGCCAAAAAGAAAAGCTATACCACCTGACATAGCAGCCGCGGCCAATATCTGTTTCTCCCGGGCACGGCCTTTCCGAACCTGACCTGCCACCCCAAGAGGCAGGTCTGCCACAGCACCTTCCAATCCCAGTGGAATACCTGCATTAACGGAAAGGATACTCTGTACAGGTTTGAATAATTGCCTTGTTTTGTCACCTGCGTAACGCAGGAAAACAGATATGACGAGGAGAGCAATTACAGGTACCAGCAGTACCATCGGGTCATGCTCATCCAGATCGCGGGTCATACCGGGCAATCCACAATAAGTCTGCAGCGCCTGCATTGCCATGATAAGCCCTTTCGTGATCATAGCAGCCGCTGTTGCTACTATCACTGACAAACCAAGCAATATGGCCGCAATTCTTCCAGAGATATGGTTCGCAGTGATTGTTGCTTCCATATTTGCAGGAGCCGTTACCGGGATGCCTCCTCTGATAAATAATTGGAAAATGCCTTTCATGCCGTCGGTTTAAACGCTCAATTTACATATTCCCCCTGAGGAACAACTGCTGTATAATTATTGCACAACTATGTTAATTGGAAGTTAATGTATGGAAGCAGAGGATCAATAGTTTATTTTTAAAATTAATTTATTAATAAGTGGTATAAAAAAGATTAGTATTATTCTTCCGGCAACCGCTTATCCGTTTTAGCACTGGTAAATAAGATGTTAAATATTTCCCCAGTTTTTTACCGTTGCTACTTTTGTATCCTACCTGATCCATTACTTGATTCACTATATTCTATGACCTTAAACTGAATGCACTACTATGGAGGTTGCTATCTTTGACACCTACGTAAAACGTCGCGAGGGCGGTTATATGCACTTCGACATCATCGTATCCGCCGATACCAATTATGAGAATGTGCTCACATTTGGCAATGCATATCTCAAGTCTAAATCAATTGAAAAGCAATCTGTTTCTTCCAGGGACTGCCGGTTCTGCCATGTACAGGAAATGATTCCTATCTGGGAACAGAACATCCGGCAACAGGGCTACCACATTTATGAGATGGAAGGCTGCAGATAACAAACAGTCTCAAACCGTATCCCAATAAGAACATGAAAGGAGGTCTGGCATAAAACCAGACCTCCTTCTTATTTTGATATCTTTATCGGAATCTAAAATGATGCGTTATTCCTCACGGTTACTTCTCCAGTGTCTGAACACCATTATACCGATGATCACCAGTGGTGTAGCAGCCAGCATCAGGATACCATTATTCAGGCCTTTTGCGGGCCCTTCTCCCAGCTGCTGTGCTGTTTTCGTACAAAGCGAGCACTGCGCCATGGCCTGTACACCGAAACACAACATTATCACCAATAACTGAACAATCTTTTTCATACAGTAAATTTAAGCATTCCTGTCATTTCCTGTTATCATCTCTCAATAGTAGGGAGATATCATCACATAAACGATCACACCGGTGATAGCCACATAAAACCAAATCGGCCAGGTGATACGCGCTATCTTCTTATGCTTTACAAAGTCTGACTGGAATCCGCGCAGCAGCGTAAACAGTACCAATGGTACAATAACAATCGCCAGCAGGATATGCGTCAGCAGAATAAAATAGTAAACATACGCGCTACCACCTACCAACGCTTTCTCTGCAGCATCTACCACATGGTCGTGGTTATTATCGCCATACTTTGTACTCTCAGTAAAGAAGTGGTAAGTAACATAAGAAACAAGGAATAATGCCGACAGCGCTACCGCTATCAGGTTGGTTGTCTTATGCGCTTTGATATGCCCTCTGCGGATAAAATACAGGCTGGCCAGCAGCAACACTGCTGTAGCCGAGTTTAATATCGCATGGAACAGGGGAAGTATCTGTACATTGAAGCCGAGTTCAATATTCGGGCGTGGCAGGTAGAATAAAATTGCCACCACCACGGGTATTACTATTGAGACAATAGCAATCGGCAGGTTAAGATTTTTACTCTTGATATCCATAGCTGTGATTGGGGGCGTTGTGGTACCCCACATAAACTATTCTGTTTTTGAAAAAAGCCGTTTCAGTAACCCCGGCCTGTGCTTGTCTTTTTCCAAATGCAGTACTGCAATGTCATTCGCACATCTGCGTACAGCATTAGAATCCAATCCATCGTAATATCCGCGGATATGGTGATCTTTATCCAGCAACACCAGCTTTTCGGTATGAATGAAATCATCCGGTCCACCGTCACCCTGGGTCACACTCACAAATACCTCGTTCCTCGCCCAGTCATAAATGTCTTTCTTCGCACCAGTTACCAGCCACCAGTTATCAGGGTTGATATCATGTTTTACGCCATACATGCGTAACTGCTCAGATGAATCCCTTTCAGGATCTACTGTCAGCGATATCATCTGTAATAAAGTGTCGTTCTTGATGTAAGCCTGTTGTATCTTTTCCAGGTTCGCCATCATTTTCGGGCATATGCTGGGGCAGGAAGTGAAGAAGAAGTTGACCAGTATGACCTTGCCGGGTAGGTCTTTCAGGCCTACCTGCTGGCCCATCTGGTTAGTGAAGCTGAAATCTTTTACCACATGGAATGTGGTATCATATGTGGCAGTGCCGTTCTTTGTTATTGTGTCTACCTTTTCAGGTATGTAGTAGCGGGGGATAGGTACAACATCCTTACTGTAATGATCTACTATCAGGTATCCCGTCAATGGCACCAATACTGCCAGCATCAATCCTATAAGTCCTCTCCTGGTAATGGCCTGAAGTTTTAAATGGTCAGATAAAATTTACGCTTTACAAATACTGCTATATGAATAGAGCAGCACCTGTAAAGCGTAATATATAAAGTTGTTTTAGTGATGTGCCGGCTCGTTGGTAATATGCGTAGCTGGAGCTGCAGGCGTACCCGGAGCCAGGTTCTTGCGCATATTTTTCCATGAATCACCATCTGCCAGGAAGGCAATGATGAACCATACGAACAGTAACAAAGGCATCAGGATGGTCATTACCAGGTTCCTGATCTCATGACGTAAGTGCATGAACTCAGCTACGATAAAGAACGCCTTTACGAGCGTCAACGTCACGAATATACCATTCAGCGCCCATCTTGCCATGAAGTCGTATTCCAGGTAAAGGAATGCCAGACCTACTTCAAATACGGTGATCGCTAATAATATCCAGAACGTCTTCCAGATCGATTTGGTAGAAGAATCATGTGCATGCTCCTCGTGCGCTACTCCTGTATGTGTATGTTCCATTAGTTTTTTCTTTTTAAAATTCCAGATTACAAATACTTACCGGCCTCAGATCAGAGCAGGTAGAAACAGGTGAATACGAATACCCATACCAGATCTACAAAGTGCCAGTATAAACCAACCTTCTCAACCATTTCGTAGTGGCCTCTTTCTTCGTAAGTACCTTTCAGCACATTAGCCAGGATGATAATGTTCAGCACCACACCCGAAGTTACGTGCAAACCGTGGAAACCTGTGATGGTGAAGAAGAAGTTGGTGAAGTTAGTAGAAGCAACAGTTCCGTCAGCATTCAGGAAAGGGTTGCGGCCCCACCATGCACCTGCTTCGTGTAAGTGCGTCCATTCCCATGCCTGACAGGACAGGAAAGCAATACCGCCCAGGATAGTCCATGACATCCATTTCACTACAGCCTTACGGTCTCTCATGTGGCCAGCGTGTACAGCCAATACCATTGTTACAGAGCTCATGATCAGGATGAAGGTCATCAAGCTCACAAATACCAGTGGCAGATCTGTGTGTCCCATTCCAGGGAACGCGTGGAACACCTCATTGGGATCAGGCCAGGAAGTGCTCATGAAGCGGATCGTACCGTATGATATCAGCAATGCTCCAAAAGTAAAAGCATCTGACATCAGGAAGTACCACATCATCAACTTTCCGTAGCTCACATTAAAAGGAGAATGTCCCCCGGACCACCATTTTTTCTTCGCTGTAACTGCTGTATCCATTGTTTGTTTTGTAATTAATTTTTAGAAAGTTTATCTGGCAACACTCAGAAATATCAACAGGTAAATCCATAACCCATCCACGAAATGCCAATATGTGGCTGCTACTTCTATCGGAACCGCACTATAAGTGCGTACCCTGGTACGGAAGGCCCTGCCAAACATGATCAGCAGTGCTACAACACCACCCAGCACGTGTAACAGGTGTACACTTACTATGACATAAATGAAGGATACTGATGCCGGTCCGTTTAGAGGAAGCCCCATATCATTCATTTGTTTGAAACCAACCCACTGACACACGGCAAACGCTACTCCCAGAATTGCGGTTAGCGTGATCAGCTGTTTGTACCGCTGCATATTCCTGTTACGGAACTGCTTTACCGCCATCTGTATGGTTGCACTGCTGGTCAGAATAACAGCAGTGGAGATCCAGAAGATAAACGGTAGCTGGAAGGTGAACCAGTTTGCCTGCGCACGCTTTACTACATAAGCACTCGTAAACCCGATGAACATCATGGTAATGCTACCCATAGCTATCCATAGGGAATATTTATGCGGATGTATTTTTTTTCGTTGTAAGCTCATTGCGTCCATCTCTCCTTGTTTCAAAAATTGACTATCCGATCTTATCAAAGAGTAATGCAAACTCCATGACCATCAGATAAATATATGAACCAAACATCAGCTTTCTGGCAGCCGGTACATCACATTTTCTGTAGAGGTTAAACGCCCGGTACAGGAAGAATAATGTTACCAGTAATACCACGATCGCAGAAACCGGGCCACTGATATGCAGATAATAAGGTAATAAACCTGCAGGTATCAATAACAGTGTGTAAAGCACTGCCTGTAATGCGATCAGCTTGTTAGGTTCTCCGCCGGCAGGTAACAGTTTGAAACCAGCCCTTGTGTAGTCTTTATACCCAATCCAGGCGATGGCCCAGAAATGCGGGAACTGCCACAGGAACTGGATAGCAAATAATGCCCATCCGCCTTCACCTATTGCATTGGCACCTCCGGCCCATCCGATGAGCAGGGGTAATGCACCTGGTACAGCTCCCACCAGCACAGCCAGTGAGTTCCATTTCTTCCAGGGTGTATATACGAATCCGTACAACACCAGGGACAACAGGCTCAGTCCTGCACACAGCAGGTTGAAACCCAGGGCCAGGATCACCAGTCCGGATGCACCTGTCACAATAGCCAATATGATAGCTTCTGTATCAGACATCCGGCCGGCAGGTAAAGGGCGTACGGCTGTACGCGCCATTAGCTTATCCGTTTCTTTCTCCAGCAGCTGGTTAATAGTGTTGGCAGAGCCGGACACCAGTAAGCCACCGGCAAATAAAGTAAGAACTTTTATCAGATTGAACCCGATTCCCGGCACCAGCAGATATCCCACAACACTTGAAAACACAACCATGATGGTGAGATTAAACTTCATTAACTGAGAGTAATCCTTCACCTTACTGGCTACTGCATACGATGTCGACAATTTTATCGAGTTTTCTCTTATCATTTCTTCAGCTCATTCCTACAGACAATCAGCCTGTAGTTTGCCCAAAAATTCAACTAATTAATGACCTTCTTTCTCTTCCTCTGGTGACAATGGTACAGTCTGCGGTACGAAATCCTTACCGTTCTTGCTGTAGTCATATGCCCAACGGTATACTTCAGGAATTTCACCGATCCAGTTACCGTGACCAGGGTTGATTGGCGTAGTCCATTCCAGTGTAGTAGCGCTCCATGGGTTAGTAGAAGTAACTTTTCTACCCTTGAAGATGCTATAGAAGAAGTTGGCTACGAACAGCAGCTGTGCAGCAAATACCAGGATCACTACTATGCTGATGAAGTGGTTCAGATCAGTAAACTGTTTGAATGATTCCCAGCTGGAGTAGTCATAGTACCTTCTTGGCATACCCGCCATACCTTCATAGTGCATAGGCCAGAAGATCAGGTAAGCGCCGATCAGGGTGATCCAGAAGTGAATATAAGCCACTGTGCTGTTCAGGTAACGACCAAACATCTTAGGGAACCAGTGGTATACACCGGCGAATGTACCGAAGAACGCAGATACACCCATTACGATGTGGAAGTGCGCAATTACGAAGTATGTATCGTGCAGGTGAATATCGATAGAGGAGTTACCCAGCCAGATACCGGTCAGACCACCAGAGATGAATGTGCTTACGAAACCGATAGCGAACAGCATACCAGGCGTAAAGCGCAGGTTACCTTTCCAGATAGTGGTCAGCCAGTTGAACACCTTGATGGCAGATGGTACGGCGATCAATAACGTTAACAGTACGAAGAAAGCACCCAGGAACGGATTCAGACCCGTTACGAACATATGGTGCGCCCATACCAGGAACGCCAGGATAACGATCGCGAACATAGAACCCACCATCGCGAGGTAACCGAAGATCGGCTTGCGGGAGTTAACCGCCAGGATCTCAGATACCATACCCATTGCAGGCAGGATAATAATATATACCTCAGGGTGACCGAGGAACCAGAACAAGTGCTGATACAGGATAGCGCTACCACCTTCGTTAGGCAGTGCTTTACCGGCAACGAACAGCTCGCTCAGGTAGAAGCTGGTACCTGCGTGACGGTCAAACAGCAGCAGGATAAAACCAGATAATAATACAGGGAAGGAAAGTACACCCAGTACGGCAGTGAAGAAGAAGCTCCAGATAGTCAGCGGCATCTTCGTCATGGTCATACCTTTAGTACGCATATTCAGGATAGTGGAAATATAGTTCAGACCACCCAGCAGCTGCGAAACAACGAACAGTGCCATACTGATCAGCCATAAGTCCATACCTATTTTAGAACCGATTGAAGCATCTCCCAGTGCACTCAGTGGAGGATAAGCTGTCCAACCACCGGAAGCAGGACCTGTCTGCACAAACAGGGAAGCCATCATCACCACACTGGCGAGGAAGAATGCCCAGTAGCTCATACAGTTCATCAGGGGAGAAGCCATATCGCGGGCGCCTACCTGCAGAGGAATCAGCAGGTTGGAGAAAGTACCGCTCAAGCCGGCTGTTAATACAAAGAATACCAATATGGTACCATGCATGGTTACCAATGCATAGTAAGCTTCAGGAGTAATACGTCCACCTTTAGCCCAGTGACCCAGGATGCTTTCCAGCCAGGGGAAAGTAGCATCCGGGAAACCCAGTTGCAAACGGAACAGTACAGAGAAGAAAGCACCTATGATAGCCC from Chitinophaga filiformis carries:
- a CDS encoding glycosyltransferase family 4 protein, giving the protein MHRIGLDFEKLKYPHNGLYTFCIQLGQRLLQLKADDEQLCYYLPAGFNEFKGDFKKMPYKWYHRYAFNPSEMDIWHAVHQTGNVWPRKQAKKTILTIHDLNFLFEPNKSKAEKSRSLQAIQRQADETDRIVAISQFTLNTIQEYIKVPKSKCSIIYQGSEIKEFTGFDAPQYRPAVPFLFSIGMILPKKNFHVLPRLLEHNDYELLIAGKTQGDYFRKIEEEAAKYGVSSRVKLLGSISDEEKYWYYKNCKAFMFPSVAEGFGAPVVEAMHFGKPVFLSDKTSLPEIGGDAAYYFKQFDNEHMQQVLEQGLTHYASNNPAGAIQQHAQKFSWDTNAREYMKLYRSLY
- a CDS encoding glycosyltransferase family 2 protein, which translates into the protein MKVSGFTFVRNAVKYDYPVIAAISSILPLCDEVIVSVGNCDDGTLELIQSIGSPKIKITHSVWDDSLKEGGRILAVETDKAFAHVSPDADWAFYIQADEVVHEQDYPAIRAAMQEYLGDKRVEGLLFKYVHFFGSYDYIGDSRTWYQHEIRVIRNDKRISSYRDAQGFRKEGEKLHVKRVNASMYHYGWVKDPEIQAKKLNNSFHLYHGANEEQVSSRVPIAQFDYGEVDSLAPFKGTHPEVMKERIRKKNWQFTHDISRKKFSFKDRILYWIEKKTGKRLFDYRNYKII
- the meaB gene encoding methylmalonyl Co-A mutase-associated GTPase MeaB, which codes for MHQPLLSSLLNKDLKALARSISLVENEVTGYQQLLEALPASSNTRVIGITGPPGAGKSTLVNALITFLLGQDKRIAIIAVDPSSPFNYGALLGDRIRMGQHFNNQQVFIRSMASRGALGGLSPKIIEVSDLVKAAGFDYLFIETVGVGQSEVEIAGIADTTVVVVVPEAGDEIQTMKAGLMEIADIFVVNKADRDNADEFVKNLRLLAHSRHKEDWEIPVLKTIATREEGLASLVNAITGHQQQVQSNRQHHALLLAEKAYQLLQHRRMKDVNRRALQQQILQQMTTGVFNLYRFVNTY
- a CDS encoding DMT family transporter is translated as MAWIFLIIGGLFEIGFTISLKYSENFTRLWPSVGFFACISLSFLFLNKAITSGLPIGTSYAVWTGIGAAGTAIAGILLFKEPAAFWRLFFLFMLIASIIGLKVFAD
- a CDS encoding chloride channel protein produces the protein MKGIFQLFIRGGIPVTAPANMEATITANHISGRIAAILLGLSVIVATAAAMITKGLIMAMQALQTYCGLPGMTRDLDEHDPMVLLVPVIALLVISVFLRYAGDKTRQLFKPVQSILSVNAGIPLGLEGAVADLPLGVAGQVRKGRAREKQILAAAAMSGGIAFLFGSPLAAIALIIELLIVELSWIGITTVVLGGGTGMLLHYWLTGSDPVFMMPEVAKAGVPALLGYTATGLLVGLVAALAKKMINGMANLFQKLPFDKLWWPVAGAFITGLLGYFAPEVLGAGYEHIDSLLLGQVTLQFLVVMAAGKLVLMSIAVGSGIPGGTIAPLLVSGGALGLFVTFLLQFMFPAVHLNFALAALVGMTAMFAGGNRVLPAAVFFAIETTHIMNALLPVICGCTAAYLVVFLLAKKKVAQPAVLPEKIS
- a CDS encoding DUF2024 family protein; amino-acid sequence: MEVAIFDTYVKRREGGYMHFDIIVSADTNYENVLTFGNAYLKSKSIEKQSVSSRDCRFCHVQEMIPIWEQNIRQQGYHIYEMEGCR
- a CDS encoding DUF420 domain-containing protein; the protein is MDIKSKNLNLPIAIVSIVIPVVVAILFYLPRPNIELGFNVQILPLFHAILNSATAVLLLASLYFIRRGHIKAHKTTNLIAVALSALFLVSYVTYHFFTESTKYGDNNHDHVVDAAEKALVGGSAYVYYFILLTHILLAIVIVPLVLFTLLRGFQSDFVKHKKIARITWPIWFYVAITGVIVYVMISPYY
- a CDS encoding SCO family protein — protein: MLAVLVPLTGYLIVDHYSKDVVPIPRYYIPEKVDTITKNGTATYDTTFHVVKDFSFTNQMGQQVGLKDLPGKVILVNFFFTSCPSICPKMMANLEKIQQAYIKNDTLLQMISLTVDPERDSSEQLRMYGVKHDINPDNWWLVTGAKKDIYDWARNEVFVSVTQGDGGPDDFIHTEKLVLLDKDHHIRGYYDGLDSNAVRRCANDIAVLHLEKDKHRPGLLKRLFSKTE
- a CDS encoding cytochrome C oxidase subunit IV family protein gives rise to the protein MEHTHTGVAHEEHAHDSSTKSIWKTFWILLAITVFEVGLAFLYLEYDFMARWALNGIFVTLTLVKAFFIVAEFMHLRHEIRNLVMTILMPLLLFVWFIIAFLADGDSWKNMRKNLAPGTPAAPATHITNEPAHH
- a CDS encoding cytochrome c oxidase subunit 3 — protein: MDTAVTAKKKWWSGGHSPFNVSYGKLMMWYFLMSDAFTFGALLISYGTIRFMSTSWPDPNEVFHAFPGMGHTDLPLVFVSLMTFILIMSSVTMVLAVHAGHMRDRKAVVKWMSWTILGGIAFLSCQAWEWTHLHEAGAWWGRNPFLNADGTVASTNFTNFFFTITGFHGLHVTSGVVLNIIILANVLKGTYEERGHYEMVEKVGLYWHFVDLVWVFVFTCFYLL
- a CDS encoding heme-copper oxidase subunit III, whose translation is MDAMSLQRKKIHPHKYSLWIAMGSITMMFIGFTSAYVVKRAQANWFTFQLPFIFWISTAVILTSSATIQMAVKQFRNRNMQRYKQLITLTAILGVAFAVCQWVGFKQMNDMGLPLNGPASVSFIYVIVSVHLLHVLGGVVALLIMFGRAFRTRVRTYSAVPIEVAATYWHFVDGLWIYLLIFLSVAR
- the cyoE gene encoding heme o synthase: MSTSYAVASKVKDYSQLMKFNLTIMVVFSSVVGYLLVPGIGFNLIKVLTLFAGGLLVSGSANTINQLLEKETDKLMARTAVRPLPAGRMSDTEAIILAIVTGASGLVILALGFNLLCAGLSLLSLVLYGFVYTPWKKWNSLAVLVGAVPGALPLLIGWAGGANAIGEGGWALFAIQFLWQFPHFWAIAWIGYKDYTRAGFKLLPAGGEPNKLIALQAVLYTLLLIPAGLLPYYLHISGPVSAIVVLLVTLFFLYRAFNLYRKCDVPAARKLMFGSYIYLMVMEFALLFDKIG